In one Antennarius striatus isolate MH-2024 chromosome 15, ASM4005453v1, whole genome shotgun sequence genomic region, the following are encoded:
- the xrcc4 gene encoding DNA repair protein XRCC4 isoform X1, producing MYSTHIKYHYHLAFADMSTSTRQIHVSSDCDSSYFLRVDWSGRGLDSGFQLLLTDGQGAWRGEVNAAALRGEAEELEMPTQRYAQDLLQALTEASSTYSFILMPSPPPRTSSVTLAYEKVEKDLSFRLGSVLLDAVPQPAEAVRELLVHSLQKGTTLENHNHKLEEENRRLSEEHRRITAELKRYAGGKEALEAELYSRFVVVLNEKKAKIRSLQESITELQDSRSAEAEKKEDSVKADRAAGEEEEDEYGGSTDEEPERMNLPPAPTLPSRESPTSSPLEDSLKDITDVAPSRKRRFRHLRTPDHVIKQPNPPSSQRQRTDPHAGSSKQPKPRRSADAAATSSSADDLFDKF from the exons ATGTACAGCACTCACATCAAATACCATTATCA CCTGGCATTTGCAGATATGTCCACATCGACGCGTCAGATTCACGTCTCATCTGACTGTGACTCCTCCTACTTTCTGAGAGTGGACtggagtgggcggggcttagatTCAGGCTTCCAGTTGCTGCTGACTGATGGACAGGGTGCTTGGAGAGGAGAAG TGAACGCGGCGGCGCTCCGCGGCGAGGCCGAGGAGCTGGAGATGCCGACTCAGCGATACGCCCAGGACCTCCTGCAGGCTCTGACGGAGGCGTCCTCCACCTACAGCTTCATCCTGATGCCGTCTCCGCCCCCCCGCACCTCCTCCGTCACGCTGGCCTACGAGAAGGTGGAGAAGGACCTGTCG TTTCGGTTGGGTTCTGTTCTCCTGGACGCCGTCCCGCAGCCGGCAGAGGCAGTGAGGGAGTTGCTGGTCCACAGCCTGCAGAAGGGAACCACGCTGGAGAACCACAACCAcaagctggaggaggaaaacCGACGACTCAGTGAAGAGCACCGGCGCATCACCGCAGA aCTGAAACGTTATGCTGGAGGTAAAGAAGccctggaggcggagctctATTCTCGGTTCGTCGTAGTCCTGAACGAGAAGAAGGCCAAGATCCGAAGTCTGCAGGAGTCCATCACAGAGCTGCAGGACTCCAG GAGTGCTGAAGCAGAGAAAAAGGAGGATTCTGTAAAAGCAGACCGAGcagcaggggaggaagaggaggatgaatatGGAGGAAGTACCGACGAGGAGCCAGAGAGGATGAATTTGCCTCCAGCCCCGACTTTACCATCCAGGG AGTCCCCTACTTCAAGTCCACTGGAGGACAGCCTGAAGGACATCACCGACGTGGCCCCCTCCCGTAAGCGGCGCTTTCGTCACCTCAGGACCCCTGACCATGTGATCAAACAGCCCAATCCTCCGAGCTCCCAGAGACAGAG
- the xrcc4 gene encoding DNA repair protein XRCC4 isoform X2, giving the protein MSTSTRQIHVSSDCDSSYFLRVDWSGRGLDSGFQLLLTDGQGAWRGEVNAAALRGEAEELEMPTQRYAQDLLQALTEASSTYSFILMPSPPPRTSSVTLAYEKVEKDLSFRLGSVLLDAVPQPAEAVRELLVHSLQKGTTLENHNHKLEEENRRLSEEHRRITAELKRYAGGKEALEAELYSRFVVVLNEKKAKIRSLQESITELQDSRSAEAEKKEDSVKADRAAGEEEEDEYGGSTDEEPERMNLPPAPTLPSRESPTSSPLEDSLKDITDVAPSRKRRFRHLRTPDHVIKQPNPPSSQRQRTDPHAGSSKQPKPRRSADAAATSSSADDLFDKF; this is encoded by the exons ATGTCCACATCGACGCGTCAGATTCACGTCTCATCTGACTGTGACTCCTCCTACTTTCTGAGAGTGGACtggagtgggcggggcttagatTCAGGCTTCCAGTTGCTGCTGACTGATGGACAGGGTGCTTGGAGAGGAGAAG TGAACGCGGCGGCGCTCCGCGGCGAGGCCGAGGAGCTGGAGATGCCGACTCAGCGATACGCCCAGGACCTCCTGCAGGCTCTGACGGAGGCGTCCTCCACCTACAGCTTCATCCTGATGCCGTCTCCGCCCCCCCGCACCTCCTCCGTCACGCTGGCCTACGAGAAGGTGGAGAAGGACCTGTCG TTTCGGTTGGGTTCTGTTCTCCTGGACGCCGTCCCGCAGCCGGCAGAGGCAGTGAGGGAGTTGCTGGTCCACAGCCTGCAGAAGGGAACCACGCTGGAGAACCACAACCAcaagctggaggaggaaaacCGACGACTCAGTGAAGAGCACCGGCGCATCACCGCAGA aCTGAAACGTTATGCTGGAGGTAAAGAAGccctggaggcggagctctATTCTCGGTTCGTCGTAGTCCTGAACGAGAAGAAGGCCAAGATCCGAAGTCTGCAGGAGTCCATCACAGAGCTGCAGGACTCCAG GAGTGCTGAAGCAGAGAAAAAGGAGGATTCTGTAAAAGCAGACCGAGcagcaggggaggaagaggaggatgaatatGGAGGAAGTACCGACGAGGAGCCAGAGAGGATGAATTTGCCTCCAGCCCCGACTTTACCATCCAGGG AGTCCCCTACTTCAAGTCCACTGGAGGACAGCCTGAAGGACATCACCGACGTGGCCCCCTCCCGTAAGCGGCGCTTTCGTCACCTCAGGACCCCTGACCATGTGATCAAACAGCCCAATCCTCCGAGCTCCCAGAGACAGAG